One window from the genome of Candidatus Chlorohelix allophototropha encodes:
- a CDS encoding DUF4267 domain-containing protein, which produces MKKAIASLLGLATLGVGITGIVSPKFLSKVMGVKAPEASHFLLRAIGVRDVAFGLGILAHRNKPREAAFWVYSIGAVVAADGIGRLPGVKNEGVRAEVYQAAGVATACFITGFLLSSSVIEKEETPAQVGEKK; this is translated from the coding sequence ATGAAAAAAGCAATCGCTTCATTATTAGGGTTGGCAACCCTAGGCGTGGGTATAACCGGAATTGTTTCACCGAAGTTTTTAAGCAAGGTGATGGGCGTAAAAGCCCCAGAAGCTAGCCACTTTTTGCTTCGTGCCATAGGTGTTCGAGATGTGGCATTTGGTCTTGGGATTTTGGCACATCGCAACAAACCGCGTGAGGCGGCATTTTGGGTTTATTCTATAGGTGCGGTAGTGGCGGCAGATGGTATAGGCAGATTACCGGGCGTGAAAAATGAAGGAGTGAGAGCCGAGGTTTATCAGGCTGCTGGTGTTGCAACCGCTTGTTTCATTACCGGATTTTTGCTTTCCAGTTCGGTAATCGAAAAAGAGGAAACTCCGGCTCAAGTGGGTGAGAAAAAATGA
- the map gene encoding type I methionyl aminopeptidase, with translation MVICKSKAEIAEMREAGRIAGHTLDVLATYIRPGVTANELDKIAEETIRSQGGIPTFKGYDPGQRGYDPKFRGYNGYPSTICISFNEEIVHGIPSKRALKEGDIIGIDIGATYKDWVGDTARTFMVGKVSDEARKLVEVTEQSLHIAIEKMRLGSYLFDISNAIADYVDQFGYGIVRDYCGHGVGHRMHEDPNVPHNRQQTRGMALRRGMVLAIEPMINLGTHQTRVKPDKWTVVTADGSLSAHFEHTIAITDGDPIVLTLP, from the coding sequence ATGGTTATCTGCAAATCGAAAGCCGAAATAGCCGAAATGCGTGAAGCGGGGCGCATTGCAGGGCACACGTTGGATGTGCTGGCAACATATATTCGCCCCGGTGTAACCGCCAATGAACTGGATAAAATCGCCGAGGAGACAATCCGTTCGCAGGGTGGTATCCCCACTTTTAAAGGTTATGACCCCGGACAACGCGGCTATGACCCGAAATTCAGAGGCTACAACGGCTATCCCAGTACAATTTGTATCTCATTCAATGAAGAGATCGTACATGGTATTCCAAGCAAACGCGCTTTAAAAGAAGGCGATATTATCGGAATTGATATTGGCGCCACCTACAAGGATTGGGTTGGGGATACCGCTCGCACTTTTATGGTGGGAAAAGTATCCGATGAAGCGCGAAAGTTGGTGGAAGTAACCGAGCAGTCGCTGCACATTGCTATCGAAAAGATGCGGCTTGGCAGTTATTTGTTTGATATTTCAAATGCTATCGCCGATTATGTGGATCAGTTCGGATACGGCATTGTCCGCGATTATTGCGGTCATGGGGTTGGACATCGCATGCACGAAGACCCTAACGTGCCACATAACCGACAACAAACCCGCGGAATGGCTCTTCGGCGCGGTATGGTGCTGGCGATTGAACCGATGATTAACCTAGGCACTCACCAGACCCGCGTCAAACCCGATAAATGGACGGTAGTGACGGCAGATGGCTCACTTTCGGCTCATTTTGAGCATACCATAGCGATTACCGACGGCGACCCTATAGTGTTAACGTTACCTTAA
- a CDS encoding GatB/YqeY domain-containing protein, whose protein sequence is MGLKEQLQADMVAAMKGGDKARTDAVRLIKAAIQRFELDHTDSKSPLYGKPITEDDYLGVVAKEIKQRRESIEQFRKGNREDLAEKEEAEIRIFEVYLPRQLTRDEITLLVSSIIEREGKEFKKVMPLAAKEFKGKADGKLVSEVVRELTS, encoded by the coding sequence ATGGGTTTGAAAGAACAGTTACAAGCGGATATGGTTGCTGCGATGAAGGGTGGCGACAAAGCTCGTACCGATGCAGTACGCTTGATAAAAGCGGCTATTCAGCGTTTTGAGCTTGACCACACCGACTCAAAAAGCCCGCTCTACGGTAAGCCGATTACGGAAGATGATTATCTCGGCGTAGTGGCTAAGGAAATTAAGCAGCGGCGCGAGTCGATTGAGCAGTTCCGCAAGGGTAATCGCGAGGATTTGGCAGAGAAGGAAGAGGCTGAAATACGTATCTTTGAAGTATATTTGCCTCGCCAACTCACGCGCGATGAGATAACCCTGCTTGTAAGCTCTATAATTGAGCGCGAAGGCAAAGAATTCAAGAAAGTTATGCCTTTAGCTGCGAAAGAATTTAAAGGCAAGGCGGATGGAAAACTGGTAAGCGAGGTTGTACGCGAACTAACCAGTTAA
- a CDS encoding tyrosine-type recombinase/integrase — MMQKRIDEFLKSLTDEKDFSDNTLAAYSNDLTQFRQFLQNEINELIADNVSQLDYPFESNGSSAKRSNARKRRTAEPSNGTNGTNGHYVHVAEPVKLINGRHYDSDYGSELEEIDAEDKVVAGGVQGSKIGISERNKALTDWHEIGKEDIVDYILFLKERAYATSTVARKIAAIKSFFHYLADHGLVDFDATENLDSPKVNKYLPKAISVNEIHLLLEQPDKHQTPEAVRDKAMLGLLYATGMRVTELVSLDLEDVDLVSGKVKCLGKSNKSRMIPIPEEQHISLVEYLNVVRPHLVGANNEIAVFVNHRGKRLTRQGFWLILKAYANQAGISDITPHTLRHSFAAHMLGDGENLRRVQELLGHASISTTQIYTQLNAETRRSDPNRVISIGGKEVAINAEDVAPAVPPKRGRGRRKAVIAATGT, encoded by the coding sequence ATGATGCAGAAAAGGATTGACGAATTCCTTAAGTCTCTTACGGACGAGAAGGACTTTTCTGACAACACTTTAGCGGCATACAGTAACGATTTGACCCAGTTCCGGCAATTTCTTCAGAATGAAATCAACGAGTTAATTGCCGATAACGTGAGCCAGCTTGATTACCCTTTTGAATCCAATGGGAGCAGCGCAAAGCGCTCAAATGCGCGGAAGCGGCGTACCGCTGAGCCTTCCAACGGAACCAATGGGACTAACGGGCATTATGTTCATGTGGCTGAACCAGTTAAGTTAATTAATGGTCGGCACTATGATAGCGATTATGGCTCGGAACTAGAAGAAATTGATGCTGAGGACAAAGTTGTCGCGGGTGGGGTTCAGGGAAGTAAAATAGGAATATCCGAAAGAAACAAAGCTCTTACCGACTGGCATGAAATCGGTAAAGAGGATATTGTAGATTACATACTGTTTCTTAAGGAACGCGCCTATGCTACTTCTACCGTAGCGCGCAAGATAGCAGCTATCAAGTCCTTCTTTCACTATCTGGCAGATCATGGGTTGGTTGATTTTGATGCAACCGAAAACCTTGATTCGCCTAAGGTTAACAAATACCTGCCAAAAGCTATTTCGGTTAACGAAATCCACCTTTTGTTAGAGCAGCCGGATAAGCACCAAACCCCTGAGGCAGTGCGCGATAAAGCAATGCTTGGTTTGTTGTATGCTACCGGGATGCGTGTTACCGAATTGGTTTCATTGGATTTGGAAGATGTCGATCTCGTAAGCGGCAAGGTTAAGTGTCTGGGTAAATCTAATAAATCGCGCATGATTCCAATTCCTGAGGAACAACACATCAGCCTTGTGGAATACCTAAATGTGGTACGTCCTCATCTGGTCGGCGCAAATAACGAAATTGCCGTTTTTGTCAATCATCGTGGCAAACGGCTGACTCGTCAGGGCTTCTGGCTAATTCTGAAAGCCTATGCCAATCAAGCCGGAATTTCAGATATTACTCCTCATACTTTGCGTCATAGCTTTGCGGCTCATATGCTTGGAGATGGTGAGAATCTGCGACGGGTACAGGAATTACTGGGACATGCCAGCATCAGCACCACCCAGATTTACACCCAACTTAATGCGGAAACACGTCGTTCTGACCCTAACCGGGTTATTAGCATCGGTGGTAAAGAAGTGGCTATTAACGCAGAGGATGTGGCTCCCGCAGTTCCTCCCAAACGGGGTAGAGGAAGACGCAAGGCGGTAATTGCCGCAACCGGAACTTAG
- a CDS encoding class I SAM-dependent methyltransferase gives MNDQLDGAMRLYYHETAAGYDDYWTRHGKFYEPSSNAVFLAQVHELGREVTHFAASLPHTSGVRALDLACGTGWWTSQLARTLPSDAHIVALDWSSAMLEMAHARLLELELVEAVSLIRGDAYHLPFADHSFDGVLLSFWLGHVPAERAAGFMQKVKRVLRPGGHILVLESAPFPDRPDEEIQQREFKDGRVRGVLKIRYSPERLKLLLEEVAGVGKASARLTTRKLFVIGWAQV, from the coding sequence ATGAATGACCAGTTAGACGGGGCAATGCGCCTCTATTACCATGAAACCGCCGCCGGATATGATGACTATTGGACGAGGCATGGCAAATTTTACGAACCTTCTTCCAATGCCGTTTTTCTGGCGCAAGTCCACGAACTCGGCAGAGAAGTAACTCATTTCGCCGCCAGTTTGCCGCATACTAGTGGGGTGCGCGCACTTGACCTTGCCTGCGGCACGGGTTGGTGGACTTCGCAACTCGCCCGTACTTTACCTTCCGACGCGCATATCGTAGCTTTAGATTGGTCGAGTGCGATGCTAGAAATGGCACATGCCCGGCTTTTGGAATTGGAGTTGGTTGAAGCGGTTAGCCTGATACGGGGAGATGCCTACCATCTTCCCTTTGCCGACCATAGCTTTGATGGCGTTTTGCTGAGCTTTTGGCTTGGGCATGTTCCAGCCGAAAGAGCGGCAGGATTTATGCAAAAGGTTAAAAGAGTCTTGCGACCGGGTGGGCATATTCTTGTGCTGGAATCCGCGCCGTTTCCCGACCGACCGGATGAAGAGATTCAGCAACGAGAATTCAAGGATGGGCGGGTTAGAGGAGTGCTAAAAATTCGCTACAGCCCTGAGCGATTAAAATTGCTGTTAGAAGAAGTAGCGGGCGTAGGTAAAGCCAGTGCGCGCCTGACCACCCGTAAGCTATTTGTGATAGGCTGGGCGCAAGTATAG
- a CDS encoding phosphoribosylanthranilate isomerase, with protein MPKVKVKICGVKTLEAVQVAAQSGASFVGLVFYPPSPRYLTLETAREILSVLQQLPDAPKSVGLFVNVSVAEMVETAEKCALAYLQLAGDETVELCRAVAKVHPVIKSIRLKPPLTLDEALTAVAPYAELENVTVLLDAYKSGFYGGTGERGDWEIAREIARRWRLILAGGLTPENVAQAVTAVQPWGVDVSSGVEKDDQPGIKDLEKIRKFAKHALSVQNKINHSTF; from the coding sequence ATGCCGAAAGTTAAGGTTAAAATCTGCGGGGTAAAGACACTGGAAGCGGTGCAAGTGGCGGCACAATCCGGAGCGTCTTTCGTGGGGTTGGTGTTTTATCCGCCCAGTCCTCGCTACCTCACATTAGAAACGGCTCGCGAAATATTGAGTGTATTGCAGCAATTACCAGATGCGCCAAAGTCAGTAGGGCTTTTCGTGAATGTAAGCGTGGCTGAAATGGTTGAAACTGCTGAGAAATGCGCACTGGCTTACCTGCAACTGGCAGGCGATGAAACGGTTGAATTATGTCGGGCAGTTGCTAAGGTGCATCCTGTGATAAAATCGATACGGCTGAAGCCACCCTTGACTTTAGATGAGGCGCTTACTGCTGTTGCTCCCTACGCTGAACTGGAAAATGTGACCGTTCTACTGGATGCTTACAAGTCTGGTTTTTATGGCGGTACAGGCGAGCGCGGGGATTGGGAGATTGCGCGGGAAATTGCGCGGCGTTGGCGTTTGATTCTGGCGGGAGGGCTAACTCCTGAGAATGTAGCGCAGGCGGTAACGGCAGTGCAACCATGGGGAGTAGATGTGAGCAGTGGGGTGGAAAAAGACGATCAACCCGGTATAAAAGACTTGGAAAAAATAAGAAAATTTGCGAAACATGCTTTAAGCGTGCAAAATAAGATAAATCACTCAACATTTTAA
- the trpA gene encoding tryptophan synthase subunit alpha, with translation MSRIKAAFEKIKAEGRGACIAYVTIGFPHLEDTVPLTLALLEAGADMVELGVPFSDPLADGPTIQHASHIALENGVTRQFCFEVAREIRQKTDKPLLFMGYFNPIFSYGAARYIEECAAVGIDGLIVPDLALEETDELLGLCREKQIDLIQFIAPTSTDERIRKAAEVASGFIYCVSITGVTGARTNLPDYLPEYINRVRSFSDKPLVIGFGISSHAHFVQATGLADGAVCASALLDAIEKAPESQLIATGVNFIRNLTGTSKN, from the coding sequence ATGAGTAGGATTAAGGCTGCTTTTGAAAAAATCAAGGCAGAAGGGCGCGGCGCGTGTATCGCCTACGTTACTATAGGTTTCCCGCATCTTGAGGATACTGTGCCGTTAACGCTGGCGTTGCTGGAAGCCGGAGCCGATATGGTGGAACTGGGCGTGCCTTTCAGCGACCCTTTAGCAGATGGTCCGACTATACAGCATGCTAGCCATATCGCTCTTGAAAATGGAGTTACTCGCCAATTTTGCTTTGAAGTGGCAAGGGAGATTCGCCAGAAAACCGACAAACCCTTGCTTTTTATGGGCTATTTTAACCCGATTTTTTCGTATGGCGCTGCCAGATATATTGAAGAATGTGCGGCTGTCGGGATTGATGGTTTGATTGTGCCCGATCTGGCGTTGGAAGAAACGGATGAATTGTTAGGCTTGTGTCGCGAAAAGCAAATAGACTTGATCCAGTTTATTGCGCCTACCAGCACCGATGAGCGCATCCGCAAAGCGGCAGAGGTTGCCAGTGGCTTCATCTATTGCGTTTCGATTACCGGAGTTACCGGGGCGCGTACCAACTTGCCCGACTATCTGCCCGAATACATAAACCGGGTACGCAGTTTTAGCGATAAACCGCTGGTAATAGGTTTCGGTATTAGTAGCCATGCGCATTTCGTTCAGGCTACCGGGCTGGCGGATGGGGCGGTTTGTGCTAGCGCTTTGCTGGATGCTATTGAGAAAGCGCCGGAGAGCCAATTGATAGCGACAGGTGTAAACTTTATTAGAAATCTGACCGGAACAAGCAAAAATTAG
- a CDS encoding cyclic nucleotide-binding domain-containing protein: MDEKHIIEVLKQVSLFSGMDKHHLGLISKIITVRQFEAGDTIVKQGDDGIGFYIVASGLVEIQKVIDGTPKKVAEIGEGEFFGELALFEETPRSATVIAAEPSTCYVITRWHFNGAIESNPTIAVHMLPVIAKRYTKAAHEV; this comes from the coding sequence ATGGACGAGAAACATATCATTGAGGTACTCAAGCAAGTGTCTTTGTTTTCCGGCATGGACAAACACCATCTTGGTCTCATCTCAAAAATCATTACGGTGCGCCAGTTTGAAGCGGGTGATACGATTGTAAAGCAGGGCGATGATGGAATCGGGTTTTACATTGTGGCTTCCGGGCTGGTCGAAATTCAAAAAGTGATAGACGGAACACCGAAAAAAGTAGCCGAAATTGGAGAAGGTGAATTTTTCGGAGAACTGGCGCTATTCGAGGAAACCCCTCGCTCTGCCACTGTAATTGCCGCAGAACCAAGCACCTGTTATGTAATTACTCGCTGGCATTTCAACGGCGCAATTGAAAGCAATCCCACTATTGCAGTGCATATGCTCCCGGTTATAGCCAAGCGTTATACCAAAGCTGCCCACGAAGTTTAG
- the trpB gene encoding tryptophan synthase subunit beta, producing MTQLADLQTGDESHYNYPDANGHFGSFGGKYAPETLMPALTELEEAYVAAKADPSFNAELQQLAKDYIGRPTALYHAKGLSRELGGAQVYLKREDLAHTGAHKINNALGQGLLVKRMGKKRVIAETGAGQHGVATATVCAMLGLECVVYMGEVDIQRQALNVFRMKLLGAEVRSVTSGSKTLKDAINEAIRDWVTNVNTTHYLIGSAVGMHPYPLMVRDFQSCIGSEARQQIQEQTGRLPDYVLACVGGGSNAIGTFYPFVEDAGVKLIGVEAGGSGVESGKHSATLVAGRVGVLHGSKSYLLQDENGQIIETHSISAGLDYPGVGPEHSFLKEIGRAEYVAITDEEALDGFKLLCRTEGIIPALEPSHTLGYVKKLAPTLPKDSIILATLSGRGDKDIFTVADAFGVKLH from the coding sequence ATGACCCAATTGGCTGACCTGCAAACCGGAGATGAAAGCCATTATAATTACCCAGATGCGAATGGACATTTTGGTAGTTTCGGCGGCAAATACGCTCCCGAAACTCTTATGCCCGCGCTTACCGAATTGGAAGAAGCGTATGTGGCGGCTAAAGCAGACCCTTCTTTTAATGCCGAATTGCAACAACTGGCGAAGGATTATATTGGCAGACCGACCGCTCTTTACCATGCAAAGGGATTGAGCCGGGAACTGGGCGGGGCGCAAGTCTATCTGAAGCGGGAAGACCTAGCGCATACCGGGGCGCATAAGATTAATAATGCGCTGGGGCAGGGATTGTTGGTCAAGCGGATGGGAAAGAAGCGCGTAATTGCCGAAACCGGGGCAGGGCAGCATGGGGTTGCTACTGCTACCGTCTGTGCCATGCTTGGGCTGGAATGTGTAGTTTACATGGGCGAGGTGGACATTCAGCGACAGGCATTAAATGTATTCAGGATGAAGTTATTAGGGGCGGAAGTCCGCAGCGTTACCAGCGGTAGCAAAACCCTTAAAGATGCTATCAACGAAGCTATTCGCGATTGGGTCACTAATGTGAATACTACCCATTATTTAATCGGTTCGGCAGTAGGGATGCACCCCTACCCATTGATGGTGCGCGATTTCCAGTCTTGTATCGGTAGCGAGGCTCGTCAGCAGATTCAGGAACAAACCGGACGCTTGCCCGATTATGTGCTTGCTTGCGTGGGTGGTGGTTCAAACGCTATCGGCACTTTCTATCCCTTTGTAGAAGATGCAGGTGTTAAGCTCATAGGGGTGGAAGCCGGAGGCAGCGGGGTGGAAAGCGGCAAACATTCCGCCACATTGGTTGCGGGTAGGGTTGGAGTTTTGCATGGCTCAAAGTCTTATTTATTGCAGGATGAAAACGGGCAAATAATTGAAACCCATAGTATCAGCGCGGGTTTGGATTATCCCGGTGTTGGACCTGAGCATAGTTTCCTGAAAGAAATAGGACGCGCCGAGTATGTAGCTATTACCGATGAAGAGGCGTTGGATGGCTTTAAACTACTCTGTCGCACCGAGGGGATTATCCCGGCGCTAGAACCTTCGCATACTTTGGGCTATGTCAAAAAGCTCGCCCCTACTTTGCCAAAAGATAGTATTATTCTGGCAACGCTTTCAGGGCGTGGCGATAAAGATATTTTTACGGTAGCCGATGCTTTCGGGGTGAAGTTACACTAA
- the trpC gene encoding indole-3-glycerol phosphate synthase TrpC yields the protein MGDILTEIIQQKRLEVAQAKLTEPEKALLAREQALPPPLDFAAALRKPRFAIPVALIAEIKKASPSKGLIAPDFDVEKIAGAYSAAGASAMSVLTDEKFFQGHLSYIEVAKKSSGGRVPILRKDFIIDEYQVLQARAYGADAILLIMAALDDATATMLQEKAQSFGLGVLVEVHDAAELQRALSIGADIIGINNRNLHTFEVDLQTTARLVPNIPSGKIIVSESGIARNEDIVLLAQTGVHAALVGESLMRAASTAQGLDIHALQTMIHELFRNAES from the coding sequence ATGGGCGATATTCTTACCGAAATAATCCAGCAAAAACGGCTGGAAGTAGCGCAAGCCAAATTGACCGAGCCGGAAAAAGCCTTGTTAGCGAGAGAGCAAGCTTTGCCGCCCCCGCTAGATTTTGCAGCGGCGTTGCGTAAACCGCGCTTTGCTATTCCGGTGGCATTGATAGCCGAGATTAAAAAGGCTTCTCCTTCCAAAGGGTTGATAGCGCCTGATTTTGACGTTGAGAAAATCGCGGGGGCATACAGTGCGGCAGGCGCAAGCGCGATGTCAGTTCTTACCGACGAAAAGTTTTTTCAAGGTCATTTGAGTTACATAGAGGTAGCAAAAAAGAGTAGCGGCGGGCGTGTGCCTATTTTGCGCAAGGATTTTATAATTGACGAATATCAGGTCTTGCAAGCGCGGGCGTATGGGGCTGATGCCATATTGTTAATTATGGCAGCGTTGGATGATGCAACGGCTACAATGCTCCAAGAAAAGGCGCAGAGCTTCGGACTGGGCGTGTTGGTAGAAGTGCATGATGCGGCTGAATTGCAACGCGCTTTGTCTATTGGCGCAGATATAATCGGCATCAATAACCGCAATTTGCACACTTTTGAGGTTGATTTGCAGACTACCGCGCGGCTTGTGCCGAACATCCCATCGGGTAAGATTATCGTCAGTGAGAGCGGGATAGCCCGGAATGAAGATATAGTTTTACTAGCGCAAACAGGGGTGCATGCGGCATTGGTGGGAGAGTCGCTGATGCGGGCGGCTTCAACTGCACAGGGCTTAGATATACATGCGCTTCAAACCATGATTCACGAACTGTTTAGAAATGCCGAAAGTTAA
- a CDS encoding mechanosensitive ion channel family protein: MGEIWDELVKYFTTGKSGNSLVDILLSIFVFFFWLLLLLWLGHISRRALQKFAVRNSRNPNLGVLLGNIAYMSFLTLALLLAITFLTGASINNIFTFLGFVGAGLGIALRDVILSIIAGIWILLEKPFKIGDIIKVKEVEGRVTGIHIRTTHLRSLTDIPLIIPNFILFSEIVTNQSDGDKKQVILRLMLPVTTSYEDLTARVKEAVQKLEKVDEYSRGDPVLYLERIRGDRTLIRVELPVSYTTDPQFGTQAGYAIRQLLPEAEILSIE, translated from the coding sequence GTGGGCGAAATCTGGGATGAACTGGTAAAGTATTTTACAACTGGAAAATCGGGCAACTCGCTGGTGGACATCCTGCTGTCAATATTTGTGTTTTTTTTCTGGTTATTGTTGCTACTGTGGTTAGGTCATATCTCACGGCGTGCCCTTCAGAAATTTGCCGTCCGCAATAGCCGCAATCCCAATTTGGGAGTGTTGCTGGGCAACATCGCCTACATGTCGTTCCTTACGCTTGCACTCCTCTTAGCTATAACTTTTTTGACCGGAGCTTCGATCAACAATATATTTACCTTTTTGGGCTTTGTCGGCGCAGGTCTTGGTATTGCTCTGCGCGATGTAATATTAAGCATTATCGCGGGAATCTGGATATTGCTGGAAAAGCCTTTCAAGATTGGGGATATTATCAAGGTAAAAGAGGTAGAAGGGCGTGTAACCGGCATTCATATTCGCACCACCCATCTGAGGTCTCTTACCGATATACCCTTGATAATCCCTAACTTTATTCTTTTTTCAGAAATTGTCACCAATCAGTCTGATGGGGATAAAAAGCAGGTAATCTTGCGGCTTATGTTGCCGGTTACCACTTCATATGAGGATTTAACGGCGCGAGTTAAAGAGGCAGTTCAAAAACTTGAAAAAGTAGATGAGTATAGTCGGGGCGATCCAGTGCTTTATCTAGAAAGAATCCGGGGTGATAGGACGCTGATTAGAGTTGAGCTTCCGGTTTCCTATACCACCGACCCACAATTTGGTACACAGGCTGGATATGCAATCAGACAACTTTTGCCGGAAGCGGAAATACTTTCAATTGAATAG
- the aroF gene encoding 3-deoxy-7-phosphoheptulonate synthase has protein sequence MIVVMKTGTPEHEIHEVIKRIEEQGLIAHPIFGAERTVVGVVGSSFRQDLADMLSSVEAVESVIPVSKKYKLASREFHPVSTTFKVGDVVIGGEEVVVMAGPCSVENEEQIVTTARAVKASGARILRGGAFKPRTSPYQFRGMGEDGLKLLATARAETGLPVITEVLTPADVELVAQYADILQIGARNMQNFLLLEECGRSNKPVLLKRGISATIEEWLLAAEYILNAGNKEVMLCERGIRGYDTMTRNIFDLSAVPLVKKLSHLPVIADPSHATGKWYLVEPMAMASIACGADGLIIEVHPNPDHALSDGPQSLTLENFAKLMPKVEKIAVATERHVLPRLSQAR, from the coding sequence ATGATTGTAGTGATGAAAACCGGCACCCCTGAACATGAAATTCATGAAGTTATTAAACGTATAGAGGAACAGGGCTTGATTGCACACCCGATTTTTGGTGCAGAACGTACTGTCGTTGGTGTGGTCGGCTCATCTTTCAGACAGGATTTAGCCGATATGTTGAGTTCCGTAGAAGCGGTGGAATCGGTAATACCGGTTAGTAAAAAATACAAGCTCGCCAGTCGCGAATTTCACCCGGTTTCTACTACCTTTAAGGTGGGTGATGTTGTTATCGGTGGTGAAGAAGTGGTGGTGATGGCAGGTCCATGCTCAGTGGAGAACGAAGAGCAAATTGTCACCACTGCCCGCGCTGTTAAAGCTTCTGGCGCTCGCATCTTACGAGGCGGAGCATTCAAACCGCGCACTTCTCCTTACCAGTTTCGCGGCATGGGAGAAGATGGGTTGAAATTGCTAGCAACCGCTCGTGCCGAGACCGGGCTTCCGGTTATTACCGAAGTACTGACTCCCGCCGATGTGGAACTGGTGGCGCAATATGCCGATATATTGCAAATAGGGGCGCGCAATATGCAAAACTTTTTGTTGCTGGAGGAGTGCGGTCGTAGCAATAAGCCAGTTTTGCTCAAGCGCGGTATTAGCGCCACCATTGAAGAGTGGTTGCTGGCGGCAGAATACATCCTGAACGCCGGGAATAAAGAAGTAATGCTGTGCGAACGCGGTATTCGAGGCTACGACACAATGACCCGCAATATCTTTGACTTAAGCGCCGTACCGTTGGTGAAGAAGTTGAGCCACCTGCCGGTAATCGCCGACCCCAGCCACGCCACCGGAAAGTGGTATTTGGTAGAACCGATGGCGATGGCATCAATAGCTTGCGGCGCGGATGGCTTAATTATTGAAGTGCATCCGAACCCCGACCACGCTCTCAGCGATGGACCGCAATCGCTAACTCTGGAGAATTTTGCCAAACTTATGCCCAAGGTGGAAAAAATTGCCGTAGCCACCGAACGGCATGTCCTTCCGAGGCTTTCGCAAGCAAGATAA
- a CDS encoding HAD-IB family phosphatase: MLLLCDFDGTITEQDITNLIWDHYLDYDWREDLIPHFRDGKFNHFELMAIGYEPITTPESELLDYVRPLVQYRAGFEQLVDFCKEKEFHFAVVSGGLDFYIKPYLPLEIPCYSYTAELNGHWEVKLPIGVTPEEGENYKVFVLEKLKREYGDREVIFLGDGRNDFQAAQHADRVFAVTGSNLAQLCREANIPCIEFDDFHEVVALLK, translated from the coding sequence ATGTTGCTACTTTGTGATTTTGACGGCACAATTACCGAACAGGACATTACTAATTTAATCTGGGATCACTATCTCGATTATGATTGGCGCGAAGATTTGATACCGCACTTTCGGGATGGCAAATTCAACCATTTTGAGCTTATGGCGATAGGCTACGAGCCGATTACCACACCGGAGAGTGAACTGCTGGATTATGTGCGTCCATTGGTGCAATATCGCGCCGGTTTTGAACAATTGGTGGACTTTTGCAAGGAGAAGGAATTTCATTTCGCGGTTGTAAGTGGTGGACTAGATTTTTATATTAAGCCCTACTTGCCATTGGAAATTCCATGCTACTCCTATACCGCCGAGTTAAACGGGCATTGGGAAGTAAAGTTACCGATTGGGGTGACTCCTGAAGAAGGCGAGAATTATAAAGTGTTTGTTCTAGAGAAACTCAAACGCGAATATGGTGATCGAGAAGTAATATTTCTGGGGGACGGGCGCAATGATTTTCAGGCAGCCCAACATGCCGACCGAGTTTTTGCAGTGACAGGCAGTAATCTTGCACAATTATGCCGCGAGGCTAATATACCCTGCATCGAGTTTGATGATTTTCATGAAGTAGTAGCACTATTGAAATAA